In Ancalomicrobiaceae bacterium S20, the following proteins share a genomic window:
- the glgB gene encoding 1,4-alpha-glucan branching protein GlgB has product MRVAGSAWTAGVDDIAALTAARHDDPFRVLGLHEAPKGAQPGAARFVIRAFVPGAETVTAFDPDGTPIADLARVDDAGLFEGAVAGRSERFRYRLACANAGGSWVFDDPYAFGPVLGPMDDYLLVEGTHRQLYERLGAHPMTHEGVAGVHFAVWAPNARRVSVVGDFNAWDGRRHQMRKRVDSGLWEIFAPGLGEGAVYKYEIVGFNGTLLPLKADPFGFASELRPSTASVVARTDGFDWHDGAHLAARGAGDPRKRPMAIYEVHLGSWRRAEDGRHLTWDELADQLVPYAADMGFTHLEFLPISEYPFDASWGYQPIGLYAPTARFGPPEGFARLVDRAHQAGLSILLDWVPAHFPVDVHGLARFDGTALYEHEDPRRGFHPDWKTAIYNFGRREVVNILAANALYWLDRFHVDGLRVDAVASMLYLDYSRKEGEWIPNPDGSNQNREAVGFLQTVNALVYGEHPGAVTIAEESTAWPGVSLPVDTGGLGFGFKWNMGWMHDTLDYVSTEPVHRKWHHDKLTFGLLYAFSENFVLPLSHDEVVYGKRSIVEKIPGDDWQKFATARAYYAFMWAHPGKKLLFMGQEFGQRREWNFEAGLDWHLIDQPFHDGLRRLVRDLNHGYRAEGGLHQRDCEASGFAWIVVDDRDQSVFAFLRIGDDARPVVAVSNFTPVPREGYRIGLPHAGRWAEILNTDAAGYGGSGMGNLGAVIATETPSHGQPASAALTLPPLATLWLAFAPEGAD; this is encoded by the coding sequence ATGCGGGTTGCGGGGTCGGCCTGGACGGCCGGAGTGGACGACATCGCGGCCCTGACCGCGGCGCGCCACGACGACCCGTTCCGGGTGCTCGGCCTGCATGAGGCACCAAAGGGGGCACAGCCGGGCGCGGCACGATTCGTGATCCGCGCCTTCGTGCCCGGCGCGGAAACCGTGACCGCGTTCGATCCGGACGGAACGCCGATCGCAGATCTCGCCCGGGTCGACGATGCGGGTCTCTTCGAAGGTGCCGTCGCCGGCCGTTCCGAACGGTTCCGCTACCGGCTCGCCTGCGCCAATGCCGGCGGCAGCTGGGTCTTCGACGACCCTTACGCCTTCGGGCCCGTGCTCGGGCCGATGGACGACTATCTGCTCGTCGAAGGCACGCACCGGCAGCTCTACGAAAGGCTCGGCGCGCATCCGATGACCCACGAGGGCGTCGCGGGCGTGCATTTCGCGGTCTGGGCGCCGAATGCCCGCCGCGTCTCCGTGGTCGGCGACTTCAACGCTTGGGACGGCCGGCGCCACCAGATGCGCAAACGCGTCGACAGCGGCCTCTGGGAGATTTTTGCTCCGGGTCTCGGCGAAGGGGCGGTCTACAAGTACGAGATCGTCGGTTTCAACGGCACGCTGCTGCCGCTCAAGGCCGATCCGTTCGGCTTCGCGAGCGAGTTGCGCCCCTCGACCGCCTCGGTGGTCGCGCGCACCGACGGCTTCGACTGGCACGACGGTGCGCATCTGGCGGCGCGCGGCGCGGGCGACCCGCGCAAGCGCCCCATGGCGATCTACGAGGTGCATCTCGGCTCGTGGCGGCGGGCCGAGGACGGCCGGCATCTGACCTGGGACGAGCTCGCCGATCAGCTCGTGCCCTACGCGGCCGACATGGGCTTCACCCATCTCGAATTCCTGCCGATCTCCGAATACCCGTTCGACGCCTCCTGGGGCTACCAGCCGATCGGCCTCTATGCCCCGACGGCCCGTTTCGGCCCGCCGGAGGGTTTTGCGCGGCTGGTCGACCGCGCGCACCAGGCCGGACTGTCGATCCTGCTCGACTGGGTGCCGGCGCATTTTCCGGTCGACGTGCACGGGCTCGCCCGCTTCGACGGCACCGCACTCTACGAGCACGAGGATCCACGCAGAGGCTTTCATCCCGACTGGAAGACCGCGATCTACAATTTCGGCCGCCGCGAGGTGGTCAACATCCTCGCCGCCAACGCGCTCTACTGGCTCGATCGCTTCCACGTCGACGGCCTGCGCGTCGATGCGGTCGCCTCGATGCTCTACCTCGATTATTCGCGGAAAGAGGGCGAGTGGATCCCGAACCCGGACGGCTCGAACCAGAACCGCGAGGCGGTCGGCTTCCTGCAGACTGTCAACGCACTCGTCTACGGCGAACATCCGGGCGCGGTGACCATCGCCGAGGAATCGACCGCCTGGCCGGGCGTGTCGCTGCCGGTCGACACCGGCGGGCTCGGTTTCGGCTTCAAGTGGAACATGGGCTGGATGCACGACACGCTCGACTACGTGTCGACCGAGCCCGTGCATCGCAAATGGCATCACGACAAGCTGACCTTCGGTCTGCTCTACGCCTTCTCGGAAAATTTCGTGCTGCCGCTGTCCCATGACGAGGTCGTCTACGGCAAGCGCTCGATCGTCGAGAAGATCCCCGGCGACGACTGGCAGAAATTCGCGACCGCGCGCGCCTACTACGCTTTCATGTGGGCGCATCCGGGCAAGAAACTGCTGTTCATGGGCCAGGAGTTCGGCCAGCGGCGCGAATGGAATTTCGAGGCCGGGCTCGACTGGCATCTCATCGACCAGCCGTTCCACGACGGCTTGCGGCGGCTCGTGCGCGATCTGAACCACGGCTATCGCGCCGAGGGTGGGCTGCACCAGCGCGATTGCGAGGCAAGCGGCTTCGCCTGGATCGTGGTCGACGACCGCGACCAGTCGGTGTTCGCCTTCCTGCGCATCGGCGACGACGCCCGGCCGGTCGTCGCGGTGTCGAACTTCACGCCGGTGCCGCGCGAGGGCTACCGGATCGGCCTGCCGCACGCCGGACGCTGGGCCGAGATCCTCAACACCGATGCGGCGGGCTACGGCGGCTCCGGCATGGGCAATCTCGGCGCGGTGATCGCGACGGAGACGCCCAGCCACGGCCAACCGGCCTCCGCCGCGCTGACCCTGCCGCCGCTCGCAACACTATGGCTCGCCTTCGCGCCGGAGGGCGCGGACTGA